gctttataaaaataataatactattatagttttattacttatataatgcagttagtgactggAGTGTTATTGCAtttgtaatcgtaagtttattgttttgttttgttttgttttttataactttttcgctaacaataatttgctccttaaaaacaaagtaaacggcttgcataaactaaaattttaaagaccagatatttttccagattttgtaAATCGCGATCGCTTATTCAAATATTGCAAGggtaaaaattttcatttttttttttttttaaattttgtttttgactatCCAAAATGTTTTGTTCATGTTTAAAACTTGTGATACTAGTTATGCGTGTTTGCTAAAGTTTCTGGTCTAATCtattcttagtttttatttatttatttactagtgtataattttacaaatcaaCATGCCAAGGAAATGTGTAAATTTAGTGGacaatttttgttacatttgtggtgaaataacattttcttcACAGAAAAGAACTATGACACCTCTTGTGCAGACTGCTTACAAGCATTATTTCAATATGAAGGTAGGGGACCAGGATAAGTCATGGGCTCCACATATATGCTGTAGCTCTTGTTCGGTTACACTACGAGAatggttgaaaaataaaaaaagatctttggCTTTTGCTGTTCCTATGGTATGGAGAGAGCCTAAAAATCATACAGATGACTGCTATTTCTGCTTGACCCCACCCATTAAAGCAGGTTTGTCAATGAAAAAAGTAGGAACAGTTAAATATCCGAATCTTCCATCTGCCATTCGACCTATTCCACATTCAGATAATTTACCAGTTCCTACTCCACCACAAAGTTGTGAGTTAGAAGCAGAAAATGAAATAGAAATAGAAGAAAACAAGCCTTCCACATCAAATGATCATGATTTTGTGTTAACAGATGTTGTGCCACACAGATTGAGTCAAGCAGAATTAAGTGATCTTGTTCGAGATCTGGACTTGTCACAGGAAAAGGCAGAACTTCTAGGGTCAAGACTAAAGCAGTGGAATCTTCTCCAACTTGATGTCAAGGTTTCACATTACAGAAAACGGCAGCAGAATctgctttctttttttgagaaaaaaaataatcttgttgTTTGCATTGATGTTTTTGGATTAATGCATTGTCTTAATTTGAACTATGATCCAATTGAATGGAGATTATTCATAGACTCATCTAAGCTAAGCTTGAAAGCTGTATTACTGCACAATGGAAACCGTCTTCCTTCTGTTCCTATTGGCCATGCAGTTCACATGAAAGAGACTTATATAAACATGAAAGTTCTCCTCAACtcaattaattacaataaacaCAAATGGAAAATTTGTGGTGATCTAAAAGTCATTGCTATACTTTTAGGAATGCAATTAGGGTATACTAAATACTGCTGCTTTTTGTGTATGTGGGACAGTAGAGACAGAagtttacattatataaaagaagACTGGCCTGCAAGAAATCTCAACacagatgaaaaaaatgttattgctgAACCACTTGTGGATCCAAAAGATGTTCTTCTTCCACCATTACATATTAAGTTGGGTTTGATGAAAAATTTCGTCAAAGGTATGAACAAAGAAGGACAGGCTTTTAGGTATTTAAGAAATAAGTTTCCAAAAATAAGTGATGCAAAAGTTAAAGAAGGTATTTTTGTTGGGCCACAAATACGCCATCTTATGAAGGATCCTGCATTTGATGAAGTTTTGAAGGGGCCCGAAAAGGAAACTTGGGAAGCTCTTAAGGGAGTGATTAGTGGATTTTTAGGCAACAAACGAGATGATAACTACATTCAATTGGTAGCAGTACTTCTGCAAAAATATCATCAACTTGGATGTAACATGTCCCTCAAGATTCATTTCCTCCACTCACATCTAGACTTCTTCCCCCCCCAATTGTGGAGCTGTTAGTGATGAACATGGGGAAAGGTTTCACCAAGTTATTTCTGTAATGGAAAAAAGATATCAGGGTCGTTGGAATGAGGCCATGCTTGCAGATTACTGTTGGTTTGTGTGTAGGGATGCTCCAGAACTAGTTTACAAAAGGAAAGCAAAAAGATCACGATTTTGTGACGATACCCCATAATCATCTTTAACCCTATTAACTTGATGATCAtgatttctttgtttaaaactattagaatatatctgttataaaaaaaaaacaaatgtactttaaattttattagaatatgtaaattatatgtCATATTGCTCTGTTGGaaattaactgaaataaaaatttattgctatTGTATATCTCAGAAACTagagctaataaaaaattttcgttGTCATATTCTTTTTTCTCAACCCGAAATTagtataatttgaataaaattgcttgagatacaaaaaaaaaatatttttttgttgcccAGTGTAatctgcattaaaaaaaaagaatctcgAAGGAAAACATATGCACCTAATTTGGTATCACATATCTAATTCTCAGTGCTCATGCTGAAGGTGGTTGGGAAATCTGTTTAGcgacctacaaaaaaaaaataaaaagactgtGGAGGAGGTGAGTGTCTTACATCAGAAGATACGTTTAAAAGATTAAACGCAAgcagacaaaatttaaaataaaataaataatttatcaaaaataacaaacacaTAAGAGTTAAAGATGAagtagttcactttaccccaacGTGGGGGTAAAGTAAATTAGTGAAcatgttgttttttgaatacatATATAGCATTGTAATTACTCCAGTTTACCCtatatgttgcaaaatagtgaCATATaatcgttttatttttttgcttgttgcgCTATCGTCAGTGGAGgctttttaaacattgaaaaaatattaactgaaataataatcaaaaaaaatattgctgcaCCATgtcaaaccctcagtcgatgtagcggTATTtctttgtagcagcaggctataagatagtcgatgtagcagcagcCCCCTTGTAGCGGCAGGTtttaagatagtcgatgtatgtactgaaatcaataaatattccatttgtttatattaaaaagtctcCACTTTGAGCAAGTCAACAACACGAAAGAGCaacaagtgaaaaaataaaacgatTCTACGCCACTATTTTGCAACattacccatatatatatacagtgcctGCTCAAGGTATTTTGCCGCCCGAGGCAAGACCCCAGTTTACCGCCCTAACTAAAAAGcaccaataaattaaaaaataccttaaagTAAAACTATGAGTGACGTATAAAGTCGTATATTTGCAAAACATTAAATCCAGACAGTACAAACacaaaaagcaagaaaaatacatacaaaatgggcatattttaacatgacttagTGAAAGAAGTTTACTTTCCTACTCTTTTCAGATGCAAAAGCCTTCAATAATTCagtaaaatctaattttttagcCATATCACTTTCTATGGAAATTAAAGAAAGTCCTGTCAAACGATTTTTTGACATAGTAGatcttaagtaatttttaattgatttcagttttgaaaaactACGCTCTTCAGATCAAACTGATACTAGCTGTGTTAACAGAATTTGTAAAGCAATAGAAACATTTGGAGTGAAATgattgtttcttaaaaaaaactctagtACTTTTAATGGTGACGCTTTTGGTTCAATTAATTCAGACAATGCAAGCAATTCATCTAATAACTCCATGCCATCAATATTTGCAGAAGTACCTGtgcttaatattttttgaagatttaaacatttttctctAAGGCTTTcctttgaaaaatcttttttaatattatatatcgAACAGGAATTTAAAAGCATCACAGTATTCATTTAAgtggttaaatcttttttcaatcGAATTTATAGCACTATCCAAAATGCCTTTAAAACATTCTATTTTAAATCTATCTTTTGGATTTATAATGGGATCATCTCGAGTTTCATAAGAAAGCATCTGTTTTTTAAACCTTGAACTAATAGAAActtcaaatgaaaatgatgGCTCCAAATCTAATTCAGCTGCAATTAATTCTGCATcagaaataactttttcaaaagcttCATCTGAGCGATATAACTTCAAGAAGTTAACATTTTTGTTCAAAGTTTGTTTGGCTTCAGAAATATCAATTTCAATATTCTGAATAACTTTGCTTGCTAAGTTTACTTGGTTCAAAGTATTGAACCATATCACAGTAGagcaacaaaatttaaagtttttcgtCTTTTGAGCTAATACTGCTTCATGACGTGAAGGTAGATCATAAGAAATGTAATGGCTGATTTTAAAAAGAGCATCAAAGATTTCTCCAGCACAGTATTAAAAAGGTCGCACAGTTTCAATCCTGCTTTCCCATCTTGTTACACTCAAAGGAtttggaaagattttttacaaGATGATCCACtaagaaagttttaaatggCTTGCACCATTTCAAAATAAGCCTCAGCCTCTCTAGATGATTTTGCAGCATCATTAACGAAGAAATTTAATGAATGACCATGACAAGGTACAAAGAAGGCTCTGCTGTtcttttccaatatttttttctgcacTCCTGACTGATGTCCTCTCATATTCGCAACGTTGTCGTAGCCCTGTCCACGCCTATCTTCAATTGGAATCCCAGTTTGAGTCAACATTTGTAGAATAACATATGTGAGTGCTGCACCAGTTGTCTGCTCTACAGGTATGAAATCAATGAAATGCTCACAGACTTTAACTTCAGCATTTTCCATCTAAACAAAACGTAGCACAATTGACATTTGTTCCACTTTACTCACATCTTGGGTACAACCCACtataatggaaaaatatttttccattttttaattttgacaaaatttcTTCACGAATTCGTTTTGCAATTATTTGAATGAGttcattttgtatatttttccCCAAGTAATGGGTGTTAATCTCCTCATTCTTTATTCGGTGAACATGATTTGTCATAACTGCATCAAATTGTGTTTGCAGTTCAACTAGTTTTAGGAAGTTTCCATTACTTTTCTCATGTAAAACATCAGAGTTTCCACGAAAGGCAAGACATTGTTCTCCTAAAAATGTCACTATTGCAAATAATCTTTCCAGAACTAACTGCCAACGCTGTATCTCTGCACTGAGAAGTCGTTGTTGTGATGCATCAATTGTTTTGTTGGTATCTAGTCGGTTTGCTAATTTCAtctatttgtttaattaacagatatatatatatatatatatttgtgtttaagtgattaattttaaaaataatgcattttatgCATGGCCAGAATAAAGACTTATCTTGGTCAGATATAGGATACTGGATTGAAAGTATGTTATAAGATTGTATACagaaatgtacaaaaaaaaaaaaaaaaagaactattaaaTGTTATGCAAAAAATAAGCATAAATGCATACacagttttaacaatatatattaacaatatttttaacgCAAAATGTTTGGATGTAATCAGGAAAACTATGAAAATACCAAACATCGagtttacataatataaaatttatcaaattttaataaaatgttctcAAAGCGAGTCAATAAGCGCTTTAACTacttttaagtacttttttttttttttttagtttacaattattaatcgtaatataacaatacaacaatacattaacttggtatctgaaagaagatcgaaaagatcttgtcgtcagaaccatataaaatatatcaaacgtgtatatataatataataaaaatacaattgatttaataattattaacaatgtagaataaacaaaaacagaaaatagttttacatttcaaaaatatttatatatattgtcagtagaaagaataaagttttttaatttagttttaaaaacaggaaacgaaattgacaaatcaaaatttggaacaacagttttgttccataaatacggtgctcgatagtttatgcaaaattgattaaactttgtttgacaaaagggttcaattattaaattattttttcgtaaagtatatttgtttatagctttatgggtaaaaagatctttaaaaatgaacaatggCTGTTCTcttttacaacgaaacataaaacataaaatattatagacattgagttCGTAATCGTTAAGagctttaacgtttttaaacaaaatattagaatgagaaaaacgattttcaaaacatattaaacgcattgcgtgtttctgacgatggTAGAGATttcgtaacttacttttagaggtacttccccaaacaatattggcataatttatatagctatgaataaatgagtagtagagttgaattaaattttgtttatttagataGTATCTTTAGATAGATTTagatagttttgtttatttagatagatacttccatgtaatattttcatcaatgtaaatgcctaaaaatcttgtgaccgactccttttttatttcaattttatcaataaaatgtttaggtaaattatttgataaaaaacgcttttttgcGAGGGAGTGGAAAAggatccattttgttttgtcaatgtttaaagttaacttgttgcacttaaaccagttggagatgtgattgagttctttattcatatttgaaaaaagctcataaatgtcactgtttgacagaaataaattagtatcgtcCGCAAAAATGATACTcataaggttagaagctttatttaaatcatttatacagactaaaaacaaaagtgggcctagaatagaaccctgtggaacaccacattttatgtcaagtaatttttcattttgaaaataatctccatagaaaacaaattgttttctatttgtcaagtaacttttataccattttattaatttgccattAATTCCATAAAATTTGAGTTTCTTAAGAAGAATTTTGTGATCGACCGTgtcgaatgcttttgataggtcaatgaaaatACCTAGTATATATTGTGATCTACCAAATAAATTGGAAATTTCACGAATGAACTGTGTAATGGCTTGTTCagtagaacaattttttttaaaaccgaattgatttttatatagaagtttatttagattaaggtaattgtatgttctattgtatataattctttctaaaattttcgaGAAGGTTGAAAGAACtgagatagggcgataattattaatatttgatttttttccgtCTTTGTAAATTGGAGtaactttagctatttttaattggtcGGGGAATACACCTTGCTGTATAGATGCCCTGAACactttataaagaatacatttaaattttcaaagcaaCCTATGACTATGTTGCCATTTATTTCGTCCGCACCTGTAGCTATGTTTCTTTTAAGAGATTTGTAAGCTCTCTCAAACTCATCAAAAGATAAGTCAGAatataaattatctataaaaagcGAATTTTTTATAGGCTCTAGGAAATCACTAAAAGTTTTTTCCGTAATAGGAATCTTATTTGCCAATTTAGTTcccatatcaataaaatattttattgatataggaactttatcaataaaatattgaaatattaaactcATTTGCAATTTCGTTTggttcatatatat
This portion of the Hydra vulgaris chromosome 13, alternate assembly HydraT2T_AEP genome encodes:
- the LOC136090033 gene encoding uncharacterized protein LOC136090033: MENAEVKVCEHFIDFIPVEQTTGAALTYVILQMLTQTGIPIEDRRGQGYDNVANMRGHQSGVQKKILEKNSRAFFVPCHGHSLNFFVNDAAKSSREAEAYFEMVHYISYDLPSRHEAVLAQKTKNFKFCCSTVIWFNTLNQVNLASKVIQNIEIDISEAKQTLNKNVNFLKLYRSDEAFEKVISDAELIAAELDLEPSFSFEVSISSRFKKQMLSYETRDDPIINPKDRFKIECFKGILDSAINSIEKRFNHLNEYCDAFKFLTGTSANIDGMELLDELLALSELIEPKASPLKVLEFFLRNNHFTPNVSIALQILLTQLVSV